A single genomic interval of candidate division TA06 bacterium harbors:
- a CDS encoding CPBP family intramembrane metalloprotease, producing MNKHRNKHSRPAIDFLLAALTLAPALANWLGLWILNDAWLAILLCCLIFYGGAYWVIRAFRLKSMLVMRPRNILNSLVWGISSALGAAALILVLGTMFFTQAVSGNILQACSQRLAQSQALRYSFWQFFLFVGIIVPVGEELYWRAGLQGLLSLRFSKTKTVLISALLFTFYHLVTVGFLMPGLPGLPLVGLVFLSGLVLAWLTQHTKNIWAAAICHGLGGWGAIIFLVWKYLR from the coding sequence ATGAACAAACACCGGAATAAACATTCCCGCCCGGCCATAGATTTTCTGCTGGCGGCCCTGACCCTGGCCCCGGCCCTGGCCAACTGGCTGGGGCTGTGGATATTGAATGACGCCTGGCTGGCCATCCTCCTGTGCTGCCTGATTTTTTACGGCGGAGCGTATTGGGTGATCAGGGCCTTCCGGTTAAAGTCAATGCTGGTAATGAGGCCCCGGAACATCCTAAATAGCCTGGTCTGGGGAATATCATCGGCCCTGGGAGCGGCGGCCCTGATCCTGGTGCTGGGGACCATGTTCTTCACCCAGGCTGTTTCCGGAAACATTTTGCAGGCCTGCTCCCAGCGCCTGGCCCAGAGCCAGGCCCTGCGCTACAGCTTCTGGCAGTTCTTTTTGTTTGTGGGGATCATAGTCCCGGTGGGCGAGGAGCTGTACTGGCGGGCCGGTCTGCAGGGGCTTTTAAGCCTTAGGTTTTCCAAAACCAAAACGGTGCTGATCTCGGCCCTGCTGTTCACCTTTTACCACCTGGTGACGGTGGGCTTTTTGATGCCGGGGCTGCCCGGCCTGCCATTGGTGGGACTGGTGTTCCTGAGCGGGCTGGTGCTGGCCTGGCTGACCCAACACACTAAAAACATCTGGGCCGCGGCCATCTGCCACGGGCTGGGGGGCTGGGGGGCCATCATCTTCCTGGTGTGGAAATACCTGAGATAA
- a CDS encoding undecaprenyl/decaprenyl-phosphate alpha-N-acetylglucosaminyl 1-phosphate transferase — MHYLLSFFGAAMLALGLTPLAMALSVRYQVFDRPGLRKVHQKEVPCLGGAAVAASFFICLWLARGIWPQVFETMDRKLLALTLGGLMIFGIGLYDDLKDASVALRFLVQFAAAGVLVWGGFLITMLPNPLGGRLDLGLLSYPFTALWIVFLINALNFLDGLDGLAAGVSAIVALTIFFVAEQTGQPLVALTSILMLGSLLGFLPFNFHPAKIFLGDSGATLLGFLFGAMTTLGTMKSVAAISLLLPIAALGVPIFDTVKAVLRRTRRGQKFYQADKEHIHHLLLSAGFSHQGAVLFLYGSTFFLSVLSIMAASADRRLISILAIVFIILVWVFFMKWQKNRE; from the coding sequence ATGCATTATCTTCTGTCATTTTTCGGGGCGGCCATGCTGGCCCTGGGACTGACCCCGCTGGCAATGGCCCTGTCGGTAAGGTACCAGGTCTTTGACCGCCCCGGCCTGCGCAAGGTCCACCAGAAGGAAGTTCCCTGTCTGGGCGGGGCGGCGGTGGCGGCGTCATTTTTCATCTGCCTGTGGCTGGCCAGGGGCATCTGGCCCCAGGTGTTCGAAACAATGGACCGGAAGCTTCTGGCTTTGACCCTGGGCGGGCTGATGATCTTCGGCATCGGGCTGTACGACGACCTCAAGGACGCCTCGGTGGCCTTGAGGTTCCTGGTGCAGTTCGCGGCGGCCGGTGTACTGGTCTGGGGGGGATTTCTGATCACCATGCTTCCCAATCCCCTGGGCGGAAGACTGGACCTGGGTCTGCTGAGCTATCCCTTCACCGCCTTGTGGATAGTGTTCCTGATCAACGCCCTCAATTTCTTGGACGGTCTGGACGGGCTGGCCGCCGGGGTCAGCGCCATCGTGGCTCTCACAATTTTCTTTGTGGCCGAACAGACCGGCCAACCGCTGGTGGCTTTGACCTCGATCCTGATGCTGGGGAGCCTGCTGGGATTTCTGCCGTTCAACTTTCATCCGGCCAAAATATTTCTGGGCGACTCCGGGGCCACCCTGCTCGGTTTCCTGTTCGGGGCCATGACCACTCTGGGCACCATGAAGAGCGTGGCCGCCATCTCCCTGCTGCTGCCCATCGCCGCCCTGGGAGTGCCGATCTTCGACACCGTCAAGGCGGTGCTGCGCCGCACCCGGAGGGGCCAGAAATTCTACCAGGCGGACAAGGAGCACATCCACCACCTGCTTTTGTCGGCCGGGTTTTCCCACCAGGGGGCGGTGCTGTTCCTTTACGGCAGTACTTTCTTCCTGTCGGTGCTGTCCATCATGGCGGCCTCGGCCGACCGCAGGCTGATCTCCATCCTGGCCATCGTGTTTATAATATTGGTTTGGGTGTTCTTCATGAAGTGGCAGAAGAACCGGGAGTAG
- the gcvPA gene encoding aminomethyl-transferring glycine dehydrogenase subunit GcvPA, with the protein MRMPYIPNTDQNRQAMLKRIGVKNFDELIADIPAEIRLKAELKLPKALSEMEAVKEIKSLSAQNKPASSLISFLGGGAYDHYIPAAIDHILLRSEFYTAYTPYQAEVSQGTLQAIWEFQSLVTALTGMDAANASMYDGATALAEAGVLACNHTKRKQLVVARTVNPAYRQVLATYAGGAGIDVIEISFKDGVTDLEALKKAVGSNTAGVLIQHPNFFGHLEQMDEISDLTHKAGALLAVSVDPISLGLLKTPGEYGADIVTGEGQPLGMPTNLGGPYLGLFAVKTNLLRLIPGRLVGLTTDAKGQEGAVLTLQTREQHIRREKATSNICSNEALCALAAAVYLSLMGRSGIKQVAELCLQKSHYLSQKLKPSFSAPFFKEFVIQPKQPVAKLLEELKKDGILGGLDLEKFYPELKGHMMLAVTEKRTKEELDLLTSKINV; encoded by the coding sequence TACAGACCAGAACCGCCAGGCCATGCTCAAGCGGATCGGGGTCAAGAATTTTGACGAGTTGATAGCCGACATCCCGGCCGAGATAAGGCTCAAGGCCGAGCTGAAACTTCCTAAGGCTCTGTCCGAGATGGAAGCGGTCAAAGAAATAAAATCACTGTCCGCGCAGAACAAGCCGGCCTCCTCCCTGATCTCCTTCCTGGGCGGGGGAGCCTACGACCACTACATACCGGCGGCCATAGACCACATTCTGCTGCGCTCCGAGTTCTACACCGCCTACACCCCCTACCAGGCCGAGGTCAGCCAGGGCACCCTGCAGGCCATCTGGGAATTCCAGAGCCTGGTCACCGCCCTGACCGGTATGGACGCCGCCAACGCCTCGATGTACGACGGGGCCACCGCCCTGGCCGAGGCCGGAGTGCTGGCCTGCAACCACACCAAGCGCAAACAACTGGTGGTCGCCCGGACGGTAAATCCCGCCTACCGCCAGGTACTGGCCACCTATGCCGGCGGGGCCGGGATCGATGTCATTGAGATCAGCTTCAAGGACGGAGTCACCGATCTGGAGGCCTTAAAGAAGGCCGTGGGTTCGAACACCGCCGGAGTGCTGATCCAGCATCCCAACTTCTTCGGCCATCTGGAGCAGATGGACGAGATCTCGGACCTAACCCATAAGGCCGGGGCGCTGCTGGCGGTCTCGGTCGATCCCATTTCCCTGGGCCTTTTAAAGACCCCGGGGGAATACGGGGCCGACATCGTCACCGGAGAGGGCCAGCCCCTGGGCATGCCCACCAACCTGGGCGGGCCTTATCTGGGACTGTTTGCCGTCAAGACCAACCTGTTGCGGCTGATACCGGGCCGGCTGGTGGGACTGACCACCGACGCCAAGGGGCAGGAGGGGGCGGTGCTGACCCTGCAGACCCGGGAACAGCACATCCGCCGGGAAAAAGCCACCTCCAATATCTGCTCCAACGAGGCCCTGTGCGCCCTGGCCGCCGCGGTCTACCTTTCCCTGATGGGCCGCTCCGGGATCAAGCAGGTGGCGGAACTCTGCCTGCAGAAGAGCCATTATCTGTCGCAGAAGCTGAAGCCCTCCTTCAGCGCACCCTTCTTCAAGGAATTCGTGATCCAGCCCAAACAGCCGGTGGCCAAACTGCTGGAAGAATTAAAGAAGGATGGGATACTGGGGGGGCTGGACCTGGAGAAGTTCTATCCCGAATTAAAAGGCCACATGATGCTGGCGGTCACCGAGAAGAGGACCAAGGAGGAACTGGACCTGCTGACCTCAAAGATCAACGTTTAG
- the dusB gene encoding tRNA dihydrouridine synthase DusB: MAGITDSAFRVICRRYGAALVYSEMLSTEALSRRHGKTLKMAGFREEERPVALQLFGKRPQAFAEAVAWLEPLAPDCYDLNFGCPAPKIVKNGGGSALLKDPELVGQIARAAVQASPRPVLAKIRSGWEVGAENAVEIAKILEGSGIAAIAVHGRTKSQMFSGSADWAVIGRVKQAVNIPVIGNGDIRSGADAARMAEETGCDLVMVGRAALGNPFLFAEINDCLKSKIKNQKSEYEVSWPEKLAVIIQHIEMAVADKGQTRGLREMRKHLGWYIKGIPGAAALRQELMRAETREEVLGLLEKLQNSIHRHQGDMDEQTPE, translated from the coding sequence ATGGCGGGCATCACCGATTCGGCCTTTCGCGTTATATGCCGCAGGTACGGGGCGGCTTTGGTATATTCCGAGATGCTTTCCACCGAGGCCCTGTCCCGCCGTCACGGGAAGACCCTCAAAATGGCCGGATTCCGGGAGGAGGAGCGTCCGGTGGCCCTCCAGCTTTTCGGCAAAAGGCCCCAGGCCTTTGCCGAGGCGGTGGCCTGGCTGGAGCCTTTGGCCCCCGACTGCTACGACCTTAATTTCGGCTGTCCGGCCCCCAAGATCGTCAAGAACGGTGGCGGGTCGGCCCTGCTCAAGGATCCGGAGCTGGTGGGGCAGATCGCCCGGGCCGCGGTCCAGGCCTCGCCCCGGCCGGTGCTGGCCAAAATCCGGAGCGGCTGGGAAGTGGGGGCCGAGAATGCGGTGGAGATCGCCAAAATACTTGAGGGCAGCGGGATCGCGGCCATAGCGGTCCACGGCCGGACCAAAAGCCAGATGTTCTCCGGTTCGGCCGACTGGGCGGTGATCGGCCGGGTCAAGCAGGCGGTCAATATCCCGGTGATAGGCAACGGCGATATCCGCAGCGGGGCCGACGCCGCAAGGATGGCGGAGGAGACCGGCTGCGACCTGGTGATGGTGGGCCGGGCGGCACTGGGAAATCCCTTTCTGTTTGCCGAGATCAACGACTGCCTAAAATCAAAAATCAAAAATCAAAAATCAGAATATGAAGTAAGCTGGCCGGAAAAGCTGGCGGTCATAATCCAGCACATAGAGATGGCGGTGGCCGACAAGGGCCAGACCCGGGGCCTCCGGGAGATGCGCAAGCACCTGGGCTGGTACATCAAGGGCATTCCCGGGGCGGCCGCCCTGCGCCAGGAACTGATGCGGGCCGAGACCAGGGAGGAAGTGCTGGGCCTGCTGGAAAAACTTCAAAACTCCATCCACCGGCATCAGGGGGATATGGATGAACAAACACCGGAATAA